In Epinephelus moara isolate mb chromosome 20, YSFRI_EMoa_1.0, whole genome shotgun sequence, the genomic stretch AAGTCAGAGCCTTGTCGAAAACCCACCTGCTTTTCCAAAGTAGCACTGTCGGCCATCAAAGCAGCAGCTAATCGCTTCACATGTAGCAGCAGTGATATCAGGACCACCACATGGGACTTTCTGGTTCTCTGCCACCTCACAACTCTGGAAAGAAGGCTGGTGTTTGGAAGGTGCCTGTGGTGATGTCGGTTGATGCGGTTGTTGTGGTTGATACGGTTGATGTGGTTGCTGCGGCTGATATGGTTCATATGGCTGATGTGGTTGCTGCGGTTTAGTTGGTTGGTATGGCTGATGTGGTTGCTGCGGTTTAGTTGGTTGGTATGGTTGATGTGGTTGCTGCGGTTTAGTTGGTTGGTATGGTTGATGTGGTTGCTGTGGTTTAGTTGGTTGGTATGGCTGATGTGGTTGCTGTGGTTTAGTTGGTTGGTATGGTTGATGTGGTTGCTCCGGTTTATTTGGTTGGTATGGTTGATGTGGTTGCTCCGGTTGATATGGTTGATATGGTTGATGTGGTTGCTCCGGTTGGTATGGTTCATATGGTTGAGGTGGTTGCTGCGGTTGAGGGGCCTGTGGTTCTTGGGGAGACTGAAAATCAGTAAATGCTCGTGGATATGGAAAATGCTTTGGCCCTTGAGAATATTGAGGCCGTGGTGGCAAAACCTGTGGTCTTGGTTCATAAAACTTtggtggtgatggaggaggtTGGACCTTTGGAGCTTGAGAGTATTGAGGCTGTGGTGGCGAAACCTGTGGTCTTGGTTCGTAAACCTGAGGCCGTGGTGGCGACACCTGTGGTCTTGGATCATGAGCCTGAGGCGGTGGAGGTTGGCCCTTTGGAGCTTGAGAATATTGCGGCTGTGGTGGCAAAACTTGTGGTCTTGGTTCATAAACCTGAGGCCGTGGTGGCGAAACCTGTGGTCTTGGTTCATAAACCTGAGGCCGTGGTGGCGAAACCTGTGGTCTTGGTTCATAAACCTTCTGTGGGGGCGGAGGAGGTTGGACCTTTGGAACTTGAGAGTATTGAGGCTGTGGTGGCGAAACCTGTGGTCTTGGTTCATAAACCTGAGGCCGTGGGGGTGACACCTGTGGTCTTGGTTCATAAGCCTTCTGTGGTGGCGGAGGAGGTTGGCCCTTTGGAACTTGAGAATATTGAGGCTGTGGTGGCGAAACCTGTGGTCTTGGTTCATAATCCCTCTGTGGTGGCGGAGGATGTTGGACCTTTGGAACTTGAGAATATTGAGGCTGCGGTGGTGAAACCTGTGGTCTTGGTTCATAAACCTGAGGCTGTGGTGGCGAAACCTGTGGTCTTGGATCATAAACCTGAGGTTGTGGTGGCGACACCTGTGGTCTTGGTTCATaagccttctgtggtggtggaggaggttgaACCTTTGGAGCTTGAGAATATTGCGGCTGTGGTGGCGAAACCTGTGGTCTTGGTTCATAAACCTGAGGCCGTGGTGGCGACACCTGTGGTCTTGGTTCATaagccttctgtggtggtggaggaggttggACCTTTGGAGCTTGAGAATATTGCGGCTGTGGTGGCGAAACTTGTGGTCTTGGTTCATAAACCTTAGGCCGTGGTGGCGACACCTGTGGTCTTGGTTCATAAACCTGAGGCCGTGGTGGCGACACCTGTGGTCTTGGTTCATaagccttctgtggtggtggaggaggttggACCTTTGGAGCTTGAGAATATTGAGGCTGTGGTGGCGAAACCTGTGGTCTTGGTTCATAAACCTGAGGCTGTGGTGGCGACACTTGTGGTCTTGGTTCATAAGCCTTCTGTGGTGGCGGAGGAGGTTGGGCCTTTGGAGCTTGAGAATATTGCGGCTGTGGTGGCGAAACTTGTGGTCTTGGTTCATAAACCCTCTGCGGTGCTGGAGGTTGACGAACCTGTGGTGCCTGAGGAGGTGGAGCGCCCTTTGTCATCGATGATGCAGACCATACTGAGTCCTGAGCTCCTACCTGTGTCCCAACTAAGCACCCTAGCAGTGCTAGTGCCACCAAAGAGGTGACCCGCCAACTCTTTGCCATGGTTTCACAGCAGTTTGACCAGGACAACCCAAAGTATTATG encodes the following:
- the LOC126407500 gene encoding uncharacterized protein LOC126407500 isoform X13 codes for the protein MAKSWRVTSLVALALLGCLVGTQVGAQDSVWSASSMTKGAPPPQAPQVRQPPAPQRVYEPRPQVSPPQPQYSQAPKAQPPPPPQKAYEPRPQVSPPQPQVYEPRPQVSPPQPQYSQAPKVQPPPPPQKAYEPRPQVSPPRPQVYEPRPQVSPPRPKVYEPRPQVSPPQPQYSQAPKVQPPPPPQKAYEPRPQVSPPRPQVYEPRPQVSPPQPQVYEPRPQVSPPQPQYSQVPKVQHPPPPQRDYEPRPQVSPPQPQYSQVPKGQPPPPPQKAYEPRPQVSPPRPQVYEPRPQVSPPQPQYSQVPKVQPPPPPQKVYEPRPQVSPPRPQVYEPRPQVSPPRPQVYEPRPQVLPPQPQYSQAPKGQPPPPQAHDPRPQVSPPRPQVYEPRPQVSPPQPQYSQAPKVQPPPSPPKFYEPRPQVLPPRPQYSQGPKHFPYPRAFTDFQSPQEPQAPQPQQPPQPYEPYQPEQPHQPYQPYQPEQPHQPYQPNKPEQPHQPYQPTKPQQPHQPYQPTKPQQPHQPYQPTKPQQPHQPYQPTKPQQPHQPYQPTKPQQPHQPYEPYQPQQPHQPYQPQQPHQPTSPQAPSKHQPSFQSCEVAENQKVPCGGPDITAATCEAISCCFDGRQCYFGKAVTVQCTKDAQFIVVVARDATLPNIDLESISLLGQGQGCTHVDSNSAFAIYQFPVTACGSVVMEEPGVIIYENRMVSSYEVGVGPLGAITRDSHFELLFQSRYIGTSIETVVVEVLPLDNPPLPVAALGPIRVYMRLANGQCNTKGCNEVEVAYSSFYTDADYPVTKVLRDPVYVEVQLLEKTDPNLVLTLGRCWTTTSSNPHSLPQWDILIDGCPYRDDRYLSSLVPVGLSSGLGFPSHYRRFIFKMFTFVDTNSMEPMKEQVYIHCSTAVCTAAAGHSCEPSCYRRKRDVKDVDQKKAEPKVVVSSGPVIMSSPQQ
- the LOC126407500 gene encoding uncharacterized protein LOC126407500 isoform X8, yielding MAKSWRVTSLVALALLGCLVGTQVGAQDSVWSASSMTKGAPPPQAPQVRQPPAPQRVYEPRPQVSPPQPQYSQAPKAQPPPPPQKAYEPRPQVSPPQPQVYEPRPQVSPPQPQYSQAPKVQPPPPPQKAYEPRPQVSPPRPQVYEPRPQVSPPRPKVYEPRPQVSPPQPQYSQAPKVQPPPPPQKAYEPRPQVSPPRPQVYEPRPQVSPPQPQYSQAPKVQPPPPPQKAYEPRPQVSPPQPQVYEPRPQVSPPQPQYSQVPKVQHPPPPQRDYEPRPQVSPPQPQYSQVPKGQPPPPPQKAYEPRPQVSPPRPQVYEPRPQVSPPQPQYSQVPKVQPPPPPQKVYEPRPQVSPPRPQVYEPRPQVSPPRPQVYEPRPQVLPPQPQYSQAPKGQPPPPQAHDPRPQVSPPRPQVYEPRPQVSPPQPQYSQAPKVQPPPSPPKFYEPRPQVLPPRPQYSQGPKHFPYPRAFTDFQSPQEPQAPQPQQPPQPYEPYQPEQPHQPYQPYQPEQPHQPYQPNKPEQPHQPYQPTKPQQPHQPYQPTKPQQPHQPYQPTKPQQPHQPYQPTKPQQPHQPYQPTKPQQPHQPYEPYQPQQPHQPYQPQQPHQPTSPQAPSKHQPSFQSCEVAENQKVPCGGPDITAATCEAISCCFDGRQCYFGKAVTVQCTKDAQFIVVVARDATLPNIDLESISLLGQGQGCTHVDSNSAFAIYQFPVTACGSVVMEEPGVIIYENRMVSSYEVGVGPLGAITRDSHFELLFQSRYIGTSIETVVVEVLPLDNPPLPVAALGPIRVYMRLANGQCNTKGCNEVEVAYSSFYTDADYPVTKVLRDPVYVEVQLLEKTDPNLVLTLGRCWTTTSSNPHSLPQWDILIDGCPYRDDRYLSSLVPVGLSSGLGFPSHYRRFIFKMFTFVDTNSMEPMKEQVYIHCSTAVCTAAAGHSCEPSCYRRKRDVKDVDQKKAEPKVVVSSGPVIMSSPQQ
- the LOC126407500 gene encoding uncharacterized protein LOC126407500 isoform X19: MAKSWRVTSLVALALLGCLVGTQVGAQDSVWSASSMTKGAPPPQAPQVRQPPAPQRVYEPRPQVSPPQPQYSQAPKAQPPPPPQKAYEPRPQVSPPQPQVYEPRPQVSPPQPQYSQAPKVQPPPPPQKAYEPRPQVSPPRPQVYEPRPQVSPPRPKVYEPRPQVSPPQPQYSQAPKVQPPPPPQKAYEPRPQVSPPRPQVYEPRPQVSPPQPQYSQVPKGQPPPPPQKAYEPRPQVSPPRPQVYEPRPQVSPPQPQYSQVPKVQPPPPPQKVYEPRPQVSPPRPQVYEPRPQVSPPRPQVYEPRPQVLPPQPQYSQAPKGQPPPPQAHDPRPQVSPPRPQVYEPRPQVSPPQPQYSQAPKVQPPPSPPKFYEPRPQVLPPRPQYSQGPKHFPYPRAFTDFQSPQEPQAPQPQQPPQPYEPYQPEQPHQPYQPYQPEQPHQPYQPNKPEQPHQPYQPTKPQQPHQPYQPTKPQQPHQPYQPTKPQQPHQPYQPTKPQQPHQPYQPTKPQQPHQPYEPYQPQQPHQPYQPQQPHQPTSPQAPSKHQPSFQSCEVAENQKVPCGGPDITAATCEAISCCFDGRQCYFGKAVTVQCTKDAQFIVVVARDATLPNIDLESISLLGQGQGCTHVDSNSAFAIYQFPVTACGSVVMEEPGVIIYENRMVSSYEVGVGPLGAITRDSHFELLFQSRYIGTSIETVVVEVLPLDNPPLPVAALGPIRVYMRLANGQCNTKGCNEVEVAYSSFYTDADYPVTKVLRDPVYVEVQLLEKTDPNLVLTLGRCWTTTSSNPHSLPQWDILIDGCPYRDDRYLSSLVPVGLSSGLGFPSHYRRFIFKMFTFVDTNSMEPMKEQVYIHCSTAVCTAAAGHSCEPSCYRRKRDVKDVDQKKAEPKVVVSSGPVIMSSPQQ
- the LOC126407500 gene encoding uncharacterized protein LOC126407500 isoform X11 codes for the protein MAKSWRVTSLVALALLGCLVGTQVGAQDSVWSASSMTKGAPPPQAPQVRQPPAPQRVYEPRPQVSPPQPQYSQAPKAQPPPPPQKAYEPRPQVSPPQPQVYEPRPQVSPPQPQYSQAPKVQPPPPPQKAYEPRPQVSPPRPQVYEPRPQVSPPRPKVYEPRPQVSPPQPQYSQAPKVQPPPPPQKAYEPRPQVSPPRPQVYEPRPQVSPPQPQVYDPRPQVSPPQPQVYEPRPQVSPPQPQYSQVPKVQHPPPPQRDYEPRPQVSPPQPQYSQVPKGQPPPPPQKAYEPRPQVSPPRPQVYEPRPQVSPPQPQYSQVPKVQPPPPPQKVYEPRPQVSPPRPQVYEPRPQVSPPRPQVYEPRPQVLPPQPQYSQAPKGQPPPPQAHDPRPQVSPPRPQVYEPRPQVSPPQPQYSQAPKVQPPPSPPKFYEPRPQVLPPRPQYSQGPKHFPYPRAFTDFQSPQEPQAPQPQQPPQPYEPYQPEQPHQPYQPYQPEQPHQPYQPNKPEQPHQPYQPTKPQQPHQPYQPTKPQQPHQPYQPTKPQQPHQPYQPTKPQQPHQPYQPTKPQQPHQPYEPYQPQQPHQPYQPQQPHQPTSPQAPSKHQPSFQSCEVAENQKVPCGGPDITAATCEAISCCFDGRQCYFGKAVTVQCTKDAQFIVVVARDATLPNIDLESISLLGQGQGCTHVDSNSAFAIYQFPVTACGSVVMEEPGVIIYENRMVSSYEVGVGPLGAITRDSHFELLFQSRYIGTSIETVVVEVLPLDNPPLPVAALGPIRVYMRLANGQCNTKGCNEVEVAYSSFYTDADYPVTKVLRDPVYVEVQLLEKTDPNLVLTLGRCWTTTSSNPHSLPQWDILIDGCPYRDDRYLSSLVPVGLSSGLGFPSHYRRFIFKMFTFVDTNSMEPMKEQVYIHCSTAVCTAAAGHSCEPSCYRRKRDVKDVDQKKAEPKVVVSSGPVIMSSPQQ
- the LOC126407500 gene encoding uncharacterized protein LOC126407500 isoform X38, with translation MAKSWRVTSLVALALLGCLVGTQVGAQDSVWSASSMTKGAPPPQAPQVRQPPAPQRVYEPRPQVSPPQPQYSQAPKAQPPPPPQKAYEPRPQVSPPQPQVYEPRPQVSPPQPQYSQAPKVQPPPPPQKAYEPRPQVSPPRPQVYEPRPQVSPPRPKVYEPRPQVSPPQPQYSQAPKVQPPPPPQKAYEPRPQVSPPRPQVYEPRPQVSPPQPQYSQAPKVQPPPSPPKFYEPRPQVLPPRPQYSQGPKHFPYPRAFTDFQSPQEPQAPQPQQPPQPYEPYQPEQPHQPYQPYQPEQPHQPYQPNKPEQPHQPYQPTKPQQPHQPYQPTKPQQPHQPYQPTKPQQPHQPYQPTKPQQPHQPYQPTKPQQPHQPYEPYQPQQPHQPYQPQQPHQPTSPQAPSKHQPSFQSCEVAENQKVPCGGPDITAATCEAISCCFDGRQCYFGKAVTVQCTKDAQFIVVVARDATLPNIDLESISLLGQGQGCTHVDSNSAFAIYQFPVTACGSVVMEEPGVIIYENRMVSSYEVGVGPLGAITRDSHFELLFQSRYIGTSIETVVVEVLPLDNPPLPVAALGPIRVYMRLANGQCNTKGCNEVEVAYSSFYTDADYPVTKVLRDPVYVEVQLLEKTDPNLVLTLGRCWTTTSSNPHSLPQWDILIDGCPYRDDRYLSSLVPVGLSSGLGFPSHYRRFIFKMFTFVDTNSMEPMKEQVYIHCSTAVCTAAAGHSCEPSCYRRKRDVKDVDQKKAEPKVVVSSGPVIMSSPQQ
- the LOC126407500 gene encoding uncharacterized protein LOC126407500 isoform X29, whose product is MAKSWRVTSLVALALLGCLVGTQVGAQDSVWSASSMTKGAPPPQAPQVRQPPAPQRVYEPRPQVSPPQPQYSQAPKAQPPPPPQKAYEPRPQVSPPQPQVYEPRPQVSPPQPQYSQAPKVQPPPPPQKAYEPRPQVSPPRPQVYEPRPQVSPPRPKVYEPRPQVSPPQPQYSQAPKVQPPPPPQKAYEPRPQVSPPRPQVYEPRPQVSPPQPQYSQVPKVQPPPPPQKVYEPRPQVSPPRPQVYEPRPQVSPPRPQVYEPRPQVLPPQPQYSQAPKGQPPPPQAHDPRPQVSPPRPQVYEPRPQVSPPQPQYSQAPKVQPPPSPPKFYEPRPQVLPPRPQYSQGPKHFPYPRAFTDFQSPQEPQAPQPQQPPQPYEPYQPEQPHQPYQPYQPEQPHQPYQPNKPEQPHQPYQPTKPQQPHQPYQPTKPQQPHQPYQPTKPQQPHQPYQPTKPQQPHQPYQPTKPQQPHQPYEPYQPQQPHQPYQPQQPHQPTSPQAPSKHQPSFQSCEVAENQKVPCGGPDITAATCEAISCCFDGRQCYFGKAVTVQCTKDAQFIVVVARDATLPNIDLESISLLGQGQGCTHVDSNSAFAIYQFPVTACGSVVMEEPGVIIYENRMVSSYEVGVGPLGAITRDSHFELLFQSRYIGTSIETVVVEVLPLDNPPLPVAALGPIRVYMRLANGQCNTKGCNEVEVAYSSFYTDADYPVTKVLRDPVYVEVQLLEKTDPNLVLTLGRCWTTTSSNPHSLPQWDILIDGCPYRDDRYLSSLVPVGLSSGLGFPSHYRRFIFKMFTFVDTNSMEPMKEQVYIHCSTAVCTAAAGHSCEPSCYRRKRDVKDVDQKKAEPKVVVSSGPVIMSSPQQ
- the LOC126407500 gene encoding uncharacterized protein LOC126407500 isoform X4, whose product is MAKSWRVTSLVALALLGCLVGTQVGAQDSVWSASSMTKGAPPPQAPQVRQPPAPQRVYEPRPQVSPPQPQYSQAPKAQPPPPPQKAYEPRPQVSPPQPQVYEPRPQVSPPQPQYSQAPKVQPPPPPQKAYEPRPQVSPPRPQVYEPRPQVSPPRPKVYEPRPQVSPPQPQYSQAPKVQPPPPPQKAYEPRPQVSPPRPQVYEPRPQVSPPQPQYSQAPKVQPPPPPQKAYEPRPQVSPPQPQVYDPRPQVSPPQPQVYEPRPQVSPPQPQYSQVPKVQHPPPPQRDYEPRPQVSPPQPQYSQVPKGQPPPPPQKAYEPRPQVSPPRPQVYEPRPQVSPPQPQYSQVPKVQPPPPPQKVYEPRPQVSPPRPQVYEPRPQVSPPRPQVYEPRPQVLPPQPQYSQAPKGQPPPPQAHDPRPQVSPPRPQVYEPRPQVSPPQPQYSQAPKVQPPPSPPKFYEPRPQVLPPRPQYSQGPKHFPYPRAFTDFQSPQEPQAPQPQQPPQPYEPYQPEQPHQPYQPYQPEQPHQPYQPNKPEQPHQPYQPTKPQQPHQPYQPTKPQQPHQPYQPTKPQQPHQPYQPTKPQQPHQPYQPTKPQQPHQPYEPYQPQQPHQPYQPQQPHQPTSPQAPSKHQPSFQSCEVAENQKVPCGGPDITAATCEAISCCFDGRQCYFGKAVTVQCTKDAQFIVVVARDATLPNIDLESISLLGQGQGCTHVDSNSAFAIYQFPVTACGSVVMEEPGVIIYENRMVSSYEVGVGPLGAITRDSYYELLFQCRYTGTSIETVVVEVMPLDNPPLPVAALGPIRVCMRLANGQCNTKGCNEVEVAYSSFYTDADYPVTKVLRDPVYVEVQLLEKTDPNLVLTLGRCWTTTSSNPHSLPQWDILTDGCPYRDDRYLSSLVPVGLSSGLGFPSHYRRFIFKMFTFVDTNSMEPMKEQVYIHCSTAVCTAAAGHSCEPSCYRRKRDVKDVDQKKAEPKVVVSSGPVIMSSPQQ
- the LOC126407500 gene encoding uncharacterized protein LOC126407500 isoform X1, whose translation is MAKSWRVTSLVALALLGCLVGTQVGAQDSVWSASSMTKGAPPPQAPQVRQPPAPQRVYEPRPQVSPPQPQYSQAPKAQPPPPPQKAYEPRPQVSPPQPQVYEPRPQVSPPQPQYSQAPKVQPPPPPQKAYEPRPQVSPPRPQVYEPRPQVSPPRPKVYEPRPQVSPPQPQYSQAPKVQPPPPPQKAYEPRPQVSPPRPQVYEPRPQVSPPQPQYSQAPKVQPPPPPQKAYEPRPQVSPPQPQVYDPRPQVSPPQPQVYEPRPQVSPPQPQYSQVPKVQHPPPPQRDYEPRPQVSPPQPQYSQVPKGQPPPPPQKAYEPRPQVSPPRPQVYEPRPQVSPPQPQYSQVPKVQPPPPPQKVYEPRPQVSPPRPQVYEPRPQVSPPRPQVYEPRPQVLPPQPQYSQAPKGQPPPPQAHDPRPQVSPPRPQVYEPRPQVSPPQPQYSQAPKVQPPPSPPKFYEPRPQVLPPRPQYSQGPKHFPYPRAFTDFQSPQEPQAPQPQQPPQPYEPYQPEQPHQPYQPYQPEQPHQPYQPNKPEQPHQPYQPTKPQQPHQPYQPTKPQQPHQPYQPTKPQQPHQPYQPTKPQQPHQPYQPTKPQQPHQPYEPYQPQQPHQPYQPQQPHQPTSPQAPSKHQPSFQSCEVAENQKVPCGGPDITAATCEAISCCFDGRQCYFGKAVTVQCTKDAQFIVVVARDATLPNIDLESISLLGQGQGCTHVDSNSAFAIYQFPVTACGSVVMEEPGVIIYENRMVSSYEVGVGPLGAITRDSHFELLFQSRYIGTSIETVVVEVLPLDNPPLPVAALGPIRVYMRLANGQCNTKGCNEVEVAYSSFYTDADYPVTKVLRDPVYVEVQLLEKTDPNLVLTLGRCWTTTSSNPHSLPQWDILIDGCPYRDDRYLSSLVPVGLSSGLGFPSHYRRFIFKMFTFVDTNSMEPMKEQVYIHCSTAVCTAAAGHSCEPSCYRRKRDVKDVDQKKAEPKVVVSSGPVIMSSPQQ
- the LOC126407500 gene encoding uncharacterized protein LOC126407500 isoform X2; this translates as MAKSWRVTSLVALALLGCLVGTQVGAQDSVWSASSMTKGAPPPQAPQVRQPPAPQRVYEPRPQVSPPQPQYSQAPKAQPPPPPQKAYEPRPQVSPPQPQVYEPRPQVSPPQPQYSQAPKVQPPPPPQKAYEPRPQVSPPRPQVYEPRPQVSPPRPKVYEPRPQVSPPQPQYSQAPKVQPPPPPQKAYEPRPQVSPPRPQVYEPRPQVSPPQPQYSQAPKVQPPPPPQKAYEPRPQVSPPQPQVYDPRPQVSPPQPQVYEPRPQVSPPQPQYSQVPKVQHPPPPQRDYEPRPQVSPPQPQYSQVPKGQPPPPPQKAYEPRPQVSPPRPQVYEPRPQVSPPQPQYSQVPKVQPPPPPQKVYEPRPQVSPPRPQVYEPRPQVSPPRPQVYEPRPQVLPPQPQYSQAPKGQPPPPQAHDPRPQVSPPRPQVYEPRPQVSPPQPQYSQAPKVQPPPSPPKFYEPRPQVLPPRPQYSQGPKHFPYPRAFTDFQSPQEPQAPQPQQPPQPYEPYQPEQPHQPYQPYQPEQPHQPYQPNKPEQPHQPYQPTKPQQPHQPYQPTKPQQPHQPYQPTKPQQPHQPYQPTKPQQPHQPYQPTKPQQPHQPYEPYQPQQPHQPYQPQQPHQPTSPQAPSKHQPSFQSCEVAENQKVPCGGPDITAATCEAISCCFDGRQCYFGKAVTVQCTKDAQFIVVVARDATLPNIDLESISLLGQGQGCTHVDSNSAFAIYQFPVTACGSVVMEEPGVIIYENRMVSSYEVGVGPLGAITRDSYYELLFQCRYTGTSIETVVVEVMPLDNPPLPVAALGPIRVCMRLANGQCNTKGCNEVEVAYSSFYTDADYPVTKVLRDPVYVEVQLLEKTDPNLVLTLGRCWTTTSSNPHSLPQWDILIDGCPYRDDRYLSSLVPVGLSSGLGFPSHYRRFIFKMFTFVDTNSMEPMKEQVYIHCSTAVCTAAAGHSCEPSCYRRKRDVKDVDQKKAEPKVVVSSGPVIMSSPQQ
- the LOC126407500 gene encoding uncharacterized protein LOC126407500 isoform X3, producing the protein MAKSWRVTSLVALALLGCLVGTQVGAQDSVWSASSMTKGAPPPQAPQVRQPPAPQRVYEPRPQVSPPQPQYSQAPKAQPPPPPQKAYEPRPQVSPPQPQVYEPRPQVSPPQPQYSQAPKVQPPPPPQKAYEPRPQVSPPRPQVYEPRPQVSPPRPKVYEPRPQVSPPQPQYSQAPKVQPPPPPQKAYEPRPQVSPPRPQVYEPRPQVSPPQPQYSQAPKVQPPPPPQKAYEPRPQVSPPQPQVYDPRPQVSPPQPQVYEPRPQVSPPQPQYSQVPKVQHPPPPQRDYEPRPQVSPPQPQYSQVPKGQPPPPPQKAYEPRPQVSPPRPQVYEPRPQVSPPQPQYSQVPKVQPPPPPQKVYEPRPQVSPPRPQVYEPRPQVSPPRPQVYEPRPQVLPPQPQYSQAPKGQPPPPQAHDPRPQVSPPRPQVYEPRPQVSPPQPQYSQAPKVQPPPSPPKFYEPRPQVLPPRPQYSQGPKHFPYPRAFTDFQSPQEPQAPQPQQPPQPYEPYQPEQPHQPYQPYQPEQPHQPYQPNKPEQPHQPYQPTKPQQPHQPYQPTKPQQPHQPYQPTKPQQPHQPYQPTKPQQPHQPYQPTKPQQPHQPYEPYQPQQPHQPYQPQQPHQPTSPQAPSKHQPSFQSCEVAENQKVPCGGPDITAATCEAISCCFDGRQCYFGKAVTVQCTKDAQFIVVVARDATLPNIDLESISLLGQGQGCTHVDSNSAFAIYQFPVTACGSVVMEEPGVIIYENRMVSSYEVGVGPLGAITRDSYYELLFQCRYTGTSIETVVVEVMPLDNPPLPVAALGPIRVCMRLANGQCNTKGCNEVEVAYSSFYTDADYPVTKVLRDPVYVEVQLLEKTDPNLVLTLGRCWTTTSSNPHSLPQWDILTDGCPYRDDRYLSSLVPVGLSSGLGFPSHYRRFIFKMFTFVDTNSMEPMKEQVYIHCSTAVCTAAAGHSCEPSCYRRKRDVKDVDRRRAEPRVVVSSGPVIMSSPQQ
- the LOC126407500 gene encoding uncharacterized protein LOC126407500 isoform X33; translated protein: MAKSWRVTSLVALALLGCLVGTQVGAQDSVWSASSMTKGAPPPQAPQVRQPPAPQRVYEPRPQVSPPQPQYSQAPKAQPPPPPQKAYEPRPQVSPPQPQVYEPRPQVSPPQPQYSQAPKVQPPPPPQKAYEPRPQVSPPQPQYSQVPKGQPPPPPQKAYEPRPQVSPPRPQVYEPRPQVSPPQPQYSQVPKVQPPPPPQKVYEPRPQVSPPRPQVYEPRPQVSPPRPQVYEPRPQVLPPQPQYSQAPKGQPPPPQAHDPRPQVSPPRPQVYEPRPQVSPPQPQYSQAPKVQPPPSPPKFYEPRPQVLPPRPQYSQGPKHFPYPRAFTDFQSPQEPQAPQPQQPPQPYEPYQPEQPHQPYQPYQPEQPHQPYQPNKPEQPHQPYQPTKPQQPHQPYQPTKPQQPHQPYQPTKPQQPHQPYQPTKPQQPHQPYQPTKPQQPHQPYEPYQPQQPHQPYQPQQPHQPTSPQAPSKHQPSFQSCEVAENQKVPCGGPDITAATCEAISCCFDGRQCYFGKAVTVQCTKDAQFIVVVARDATLPNIDLESISLLGQGQGCTHVDSNSAFAIYQFPVTACGSVVMEEPGVIIYENRMVSSYEVGVGPLGAITRDSHFELLFQSRYIGTSIETVVVEVLPLDNPPLPVAALGPIRVYMRLANGQCNTKGCNEVEVAYSSFYTDADYPVTKVLRDPVYVEVQLLEKTDPNLVLTLGRCWTTTSSNPHSLPQWDILIDGCPYRDDRYLSSLVPVGLSSGLGFPSHYRRFIFKMFTFVDTNSMEPMKEQVYIHCSTAVCTAAAGHSCEPSCYRRKRDVKDVDQKKAEPKVVVSSGPVIMSSPQQ
- the LOC126407500 gene encoding uncharacterized protein LOC126407500 isoform X28, whose product is MAKSWRVTSLVALALLGCLVGTQVGAQDSVWSASSMTKGAPPPQAPQVRQPPAPQRVYEPRPQVSPPQPQYSQAPKAQPPPPPQKAYEPRPQVSPPQPQVYEPRPQVSPPQPQYSQAPKVQPPPPPQKAYEPRPQVSPPQPQVYEPRPQVSPPQPQYSQVPKVQHPPPPQRDYEPRPQVSPPQPQYSQVPKGQPPPPPQKAYEPRPQVSPPRPQVYEPRPQVSPPQPQYSQVPKVQPPPPPQKVYEPRPQVSPPRPQVYEPRPQVSPPRPQVYEPRPQVLPPQPQYSQAPKGQPPPPQAHDPRPQVSPPRPQVYEPRPQVSPPQPQYSQAPKVQPPPSPPKFYEPRPQVLPPRPQYSQGPKHFPYPRAFTDFQSPQEPQAPQPQQPPQPYEPYQPEQPHQPYQPYQPEQPHQPYQPNKPEQPHQPYQPTKPQQPHQPYQPTKPQQPHQPYQPTKPQQPHQPYQPTKPQQPHQPYQPTKPQQPHQPYEPYQPQQPHQPYQPQQPHQPTSPQAPSKHQPSFQSCEVAENQKVPCGGPDITAATCEAISCCFDGRQCYFGKAVTVQCTKDAQFIVVVARDATLPNIDLESISLLGQGQGCTHVDSNSAFAIYQFPVTACGSVVMEEPGVIIYENRMVSSYEVGVGPLGAITRDSHFELLFQSRYIGTSIETVVVEVLPLDNPPLPVAALGPIRVYMRLANGQCNTKGCNEVEVAYSSFYTDADYPVTKVLRDPVYVEVQLLEKTDPNLVLTLGRCWTTTSSNPHSLPQWDILIDGCPYRDDRYLSSLVPVGLSSGLGFPSHYRRFIFKMFTFVDTNSMEPMKEQVYIHCSTAVCTAAAGHSCEPSCYRRKRDVKDVDQKKAEPKVVVSSGPVIMSSPQQ
- the LOC126407500 gene encoding uncharacterized protein LOC126407500 isoform X26, with the protein product MAKSWRVTSLVALALLGCLVGTQVGAQDSVWSASSMTKGAPPPQAPQVRQPPAPQRVYEPRPQVSPPQPQYSQAPKAQPPPPPQKAYEPRPQVSPPQPQVYEPRPQVSPPQPQYSQAPKVQPPPPPQKAYEPRPQVSPPQPQVYDPRPQVSPPQPQVYEPRPQVSPPQPQYSQVPKVQHPPPPQRDYEPRPQVSPPQPQYSQVPKGQPPPPPQKAYEPRPQVSPPRPQVYEPRPQVSPPQPQYSQVPKVQPPPPPQKVYEPRPQVSPPRPQVYEPRPQVSPPRPQVYEPRPQVLPPQPQYSQAPKGQPPPPQAHDPRPQVSPPRPQVYEPRPQVSPPQPQYSQAPKVQPPPSPPKFYEPRPQVLPPRPQYSQGPKHFPYPRAFTDFQSPQEPQAPQPQQPPQPYEPYQPEQPHQPYQPYQPEQPHQPYQPNKPEQPHQPYQPTKPQQPHQPYQPTKPQQPHQPYQPTKPQQPHQPYQPTKPQQPHQPYQPTKPQQPHQPYEPYQPQQPHQPYQPQQPHQPTSPQAPSKHQPSFQSCEVAENQKVPCGGPDITAATCEAISCCFDGRQCYFGKAVTVQCTKDAQFIVVVARDATLPNIDLESISLLGQGQGCTHVDSNSAFAIYQFPVTACGSVVMEEPGVIIYENRMVSSYEVGVGPLGAITRDSHFELLFQSRYIGTSIETVVVEVLPLDNPPLPVAALGPIRVYMRLANGQCNTKGCNEVEVAYSSFYTDADYPVTKVLRDPVYVEVQLLEKTDPNLVLTLGRCWTTTSSNPHSLPQWDILIDGCPYRDDRYLSSLVPVGLSSGLGFPSHYRRFIFKMFTFVDTNSMEPMKEQVYIHCSTAVCTAAAGHSCEPSCYRRKRDVKDVDQKKAEPKVVVSSGPVIMSSPQQ